Proteins from a genomic interval of Halomonas alkaliantarctica:
- a CDS encoding amino acid ABC transporter permease produces MIHNKETIPQRPAPKGTIGPVAWLRGNLFNGPINSIFTLLGLYVLYLLVVPTVQWAFIDANWVGDSREDCTKAGACWVFVNARFSQFMYGLYPSEEYWRANIVFAMFAGIIAWMVIPRLPFKRWMTLFALLIFPVIAYVLLHGGYFDLPRVSTHRWGGLMLTLLLASVGMIGALPIGIVLALGRRSNMPIVKTFCVIFIEFWRGVPLITILFMASVMLPLFLPSEINVDRLIRALIGLTLFQSAYMAEVIRGGLQAIPKGQDEAAAALGMTYWKRMGLIVMPQALKMMIPGIVNTFISLFKDTTLVMIIGLFDLLGIVQAALSDPRWLGFSVEGYVFAAFVFWIFCFSMSRYSQYLERKLNTGHKH; encoded by the coding sequence ATGATTCACAACAAAGAAACCATACCTCAGCGCCCGGCTCCTAAAGGCACGATCGGTCCGGTTGCCTGGCTACGTGGCAACCTGTTCAACGGCCCCATCAATAGCATATTCACGCTACTGGGCCTGTACGTGCTGTACTTACTCGTGGTGCCAACGGTCCAGTGGGCGTTTATCGATGCCAACTGGGTCGGCGATAGCCGCGAAGATTGCACAAAAGCGGGCGCCTGTTGGGTATTCGTTAACGCACGCTTTTCCCAGTTTATGTATGGCCTCTACCCCAGCGAGGAGTATTGGCGCGCCAACATTGTATTTGCCATGTTCGCTGGCATTATTGCCTGGATGGTCATTCCACGCCTGCCGTTCAAGCGCTGGATGACACTGTTTGCCCTGCTGATCTTCCCGGTGATCGCCTACGTGCTGCTACACGGCGGCTACTTTGATCTACCGCGTGTATCCACCCACCGCTGGGGCGGTTTGATGCTGACGCTGCTACTGGCGAGCGTGGGAATGATTGGCGCACTGCCTATTGGCATCGTATTGGCCCTTGGGCGACGCTCGAACATGCCCATCGTCAAAACCTTCTGCGTGATTTTTATTGAGTTTTGGCGTGGTGTGCCGCTAATCACCATCCTGTTTATGGCCTCGGTGATGCTGCCGCTGTTCCTACCGTCTGAAATTAACGTGGATCGTCTTATCCGGGCGCTAATCGGCCTGACGCTGTTCCAAAGTGCCTATATGGCCGAGGTTATTCGCGGCGGTTTGCAGGCGATTCCCAAAGGGCAGGATGAGGCCGCTGCGGCACTGGGAATGACGTATTGGAAGCGCATGGGACTCATCGTGATGCCCCAGGCACTGAAAATGATGATTCCGGGCATTGTCAACACGTTTATCTCACTGTTTAAAGACACCACCCTGGTCATGATCATCGGGCTGTTTGACCTGCTGGGCATTGTGCAAGCGGCGCTTTCCGACCCGCGCTGGCTGGGCTTCTCGGTAGAGGGCTATGTATTTGCCGCGTTCGTGTTCTGGATATTCTGTTTCAGCATGTCGCGCTATAGCCAGTACTTGGAGCGCAAGCTAAATACTGGCCATAAGCACTGA
- the phnC gene encoding phosphonate ABC transporter ATP-binding protein → MLEITNLVKRYGHDEAVLKGLDLKVEGNSVVSIVGASGAGKSTMLRCINRLVEPTSGSIKLNGNELVNLKGAELRRARRKIGMVFQGFNLLDRLTVMENVLAGRLGYVNLYQAISRRYPQGDIERAFVLMERVGIAHYANKRADELSGGERQRVGVVRALMQEPEVLLADEPTASLDPRTSEQIMILLQSLASELSLPVLINIHNVAQAKTYTERIVGLRHGKMIFDGLPADFNKDALDAIYGGIEAPDDAITDTPVEERSHDSA, encoded by the coding sequence ATGCTGGAAATTACCAATCTGGTCAAACGTTATGGCCACGATGAAGCCGTGCTGAAAGGGCTTGACCTCAAGGTAGAGGGAAACAGCGTTGTTTCTATCGTAGGCGCCTCGGGTGCGGGTAAAAGCACCATGCTGAGATGTATCAATCGCCTGGTCGAGCCGACTTCGGGCTCGATCAAACTCAACGGCAATGAGCTGGTCAACCTGAAAGGCGCTGAATTACGCCGCGCGCGCCGCAAAATTGGCATGGTGTTCCAGGGATTTAACCTGCTGGATCGCTTAACCGTGATGGAGAACGTACTGGCCGGGCGGTTGGGTTACGTCAATCTCTATCAAGCAATTTCACGTCGTTACCCCCAGGGCGATATTGAGCGTGCCTTTGTACTGATGGAGCGCGTGGGAATAGCCCACTACGCCAACAAGCGCGCTGATGAGCTTTCGGGCGGCGAGCGGCAGCGGGTAGGCGTGGTTCGCGCACTGATGCAGGAACCTGAAGTGCTGCTGGCTGATGAACCGACTGCCTCGCTGGATCCACGCACTTCCGAGCAAATCATGATATTGCTGCAGAGCTTGGCCAGCGAGCTGTCGTTGCCGGTGCTGATTAATATCCACAACGTTGCACAGGCCAAAACCTATACCGAGCGGATTGTGGGTCTACGCCACGGTAAGATGATCTTTGATGGGTTGCCTGCCGATTTCAACAAAGACGCGTTAGACGCTATCTACGGCGGCATTGAAGCACCGGACGATGCGATTACCGATACGCCCGTGGAGGAGCGCTCCCATGACTCCGCCTGA
- the hemE gene encoding uroporphyrinogen decarboxylase codes for MTTTPLQNDRFLRALARQPVDRTPVWMMRQAGRYLPEYRASRADAGSFMDLCRNHDLACEVTMQPLERYPLDAAILFSDILTIPDAMGLGLYFETGEGPKFRKTVRTQEEVAALSVPDAERDLDYVMRAVSTIRRELNGRMPLIGFSGSPWTLATYMVEGGSSKDFRHLKTMLYDTPDTMHQLLDTLAHAVTDYLNAQIRAGAQAVQIFDTWGGALSTPAYLEFSLRYMEQIVSGLIREHDGRRVPVILFTKNGGQWLEHIACAGADALGIDWSTELSDARARVGHKVALQGNLDPNVLFARPSAIRAEVARVLESYGHGPGHVFNLGHGISQFTNPDNVNAFMEALHDLSPQYHRDIPTHANAQHSGAN; via the coding sequence ATGACCACTACACCTTTACAAAATGATCGATTCCTTCGCGCCTTGGCGCGTCAGCCCGTCGACCGCACCCCGGTGTGGATGATGCGCCAAGCAGGCCGCTACCTGCCGGAATACCGTGCCAGCCGTGCCGACGCAGGCAGCTTTATGGATCTGTGCCGCAACCATGACCTGGCCTGCGAAGTCACTATGCAGCCTTTAGAACGCTACCCGCTGGATGCCGCCATTCTGTTTTCAGATATTTTGACCATTCCCGATGCCATGGGTTTGGGGCTCTATTTTGAAACCGGCGAAGGCCCCAAATTCCGCAAAACCGTGCGCACCCAGGAAGAAGTCGCGGCACTGAGCGTGCCCGACGCCGAGCGCGACCTGGACTACGTGATGCGTGCCGTTTCCACGATTCGCCGTGAGTTGAACGGCCGCATGCCTCTGATCGGCTTTTCTGGCAGCCCCTGGACACTAGCGACCTACATGGTAGAGGGCGGTTCCAGCAAGGATTTCCGCCATCTGAAAACCATGCTCTACGATACCCCGGACACCATGCACCAGTTGCTGGATACACTGGCGCATGCGGTGACCGACTACCTGAACGCCCAAATTCGCGCGGGCGCTCAGGCGGTGCAGATTTTTGATACCTGGGGCGGCGCGCTCTCTACCCCTGCGTACCTTGAGTTCTCGCTGCGCTACATGGAGCAGATCGTCTCCGGACTGATCCGCGAGCACGATGGTCGCCGTGTACCAGTGATTCTCTTCACCAAAAACGGCGGCCAGTGGCTAGAGCATATCGCCTGCGCTGGTGCCGATGCCTTGGGTATCGACTGGTCTACCGAACTTTCTGATGCCCGCGCCCGTGTTGGTCATAAGGTCGCTTTGCAGGGCAACCTGGATCCCAACGTACTGTTTGCCCGCCCCTCGGCTATCCGTGCTGAAGTAGCTCGGGTACTAGAGAGCTACGGCCATGGTCCTGGCCACGTGTTTAACCTGGGCCACGGCATCAGCCAATTTACCAACCCCGACAACGTCAACGCCTTTATGGAGGCGCTGCACGATCTAAGCCCGCAATATCACCGCGATATTCCGACTCACGCCAATGCACAGCATTCAGGAGCCAATTGA
- the phnD gene encoding phosphate/phosphite/phosphonate ABC transporter substrate-binding protein — protein MATSLFRKRPLAMLTAASLLPLALLTTPAFAECERGDLDTIYCDENGDMVADRPADESEWANPDTLIFAYTPVEDPAIYSDIWQPFIDHLAEVTERDVRFFAVQSNAAQVEAMRSGRLHIAGFSTGPTPFAVNLAGAVPFALMGSDDGQFGYTLQLFTHVDSDIHEVEDLKGKRVAHTSPTSNSGNLAPRALFPELGITPDEDYEVVYSGSHDQSMLGVVAKDYDAAPVASEVVERMAARGLYDEEDVRLIYESDRFPTTSYNYAHNLHPDLVEKIEEAFFSFDFIGTELGEEFEGVEKFIPINYQDNWKVIRTIQAANNVSYTPENLEE, from the coding sequence ATGGCAACTTCGCTCTTCCGCAAGCGCCCGCTTGCGATGCTTACCGCCGCATCTCTATTACCGCTCGCCCTGCTCACTACGCCCGCTTTCGCTGAGTGCGAACGCGGCGATTTAGATACTATTTACTGTGATGAAAATGGCGATATGGTCGCCGACCGCCCTGCCGATGAGTCTGAGTGGGCTAATCCAGACACGCTGATTTTTGCTTATACCCCCGTAGAAGACCCGGCCATCTATTCAGATATTTGGCAACCCTTTATCGATCACTTGGCTGAGGTTACCGAGCGGGATGTGCGCTTCTTTGCTGTGCAGTCCAACGCGGCGCAGGTTGAAGCTATGCGAAGCGGACGCTTACATATCGCCGGTTTCTCTACTGGGCCTACGCCGTTTGCGGTGAATTTAGCCGGTGCTGTGCCGTTTGCGTTAATGGGCTCTGATGACGGCCAATTCGGTTATACCCTGCAACTGTTCACACACGTCGACTCTGATATTCATGAAGTGGAAGACCTTAAAGGTAAACGCGTTGCCCATACCTCACCCACTTCAAACTCGGGCAATTTAGCCCCACGCGCTCTGTTTCCTGAACTGGGCATTACCCCCGACGAGGACTACGAAGTGGTCTACTCGGGCAGCCACGACCAATCCATGCTGGGCGTCGTGGCTAAAGACTACGATGCGGCGCCGGTCGCTTCCGAAGTGGTCGAGCGGATGGCGGCACGCGGCCTTTACGATGAGGAGGACGTGCGCCTGATCTACGAATCTGATCGTTTCCCCACCACCTCGTATAACTACGCGCACAACCTGCACCCAGATTTGGTCGAAAAAATTGAAGAAGCCTTCTTCAGTTTTGATTTTATCGGCACCGAGCTAGGCGAAGAGTTTGAGGGCGTCGAGAAATTCATACCCATCAACTACCAAGACAACTGGAAGGTGATTCGTACCATCCAAGCGGCCAATAACGTGAGCTATACGCCAGAAAACTTGGAAGAGTAA
- the phnE gene encoding phosphonate ABC transporter, permease protein PhnE, translating to MVDHAQQLADRIWQRYDRKQRLIRYAVLFATLMVVVWAVRDIDIFWPWVWDAPNQISALGGRMWPPSAAGLNGIIAALIETVHIATLATFLTIFLALPVAYIAAQNTTPNRACLWLGRFILVSSRSVNTIIWALLFVAIFGPGVLAGILAIVFRSIGFIGKLMGEAIEEIDRRPVEAMEATGASKAKVVAYAIVPQVMPAFFAIVILRWDINIRESTVLGLVGAGGIGVILQGAIDTFAWPTVATILIAIIVLVLIGEAVTSLLRSKVL from the coding sequence ATGGTAGATCACGCACAGCAGCTTGCCGATCGTATTTGGCAGCGCTACGACCGCAAACAGCGCCTTATTCGTTACGCCGTTCTCTTTGCCACCTTGATGGTGGTGGTCTGGGCGGTGCGCGACATCGATATTTTCTGGCCCTGGGTATGGGATGCGCCCAATCAAATTTCTGCGCTTGGGGGGCGCATGTGGCCTCCCAGTGCCGCCGGCTTAAACGGCATTATCGCGGCGCTTATCGAGACGGTGCATATTGCCACTCTGGCCACCTTCTTAACGATCTTTTTGGCCTTACCGGTGGCCTACATTGCCGCCCAGAACACCACGCCAAACCGCGCTTGTTTATGGCTGGGGCGCTTTATTCTGGTCTCTAGCCGTTCGGTGAACACGATTATCTGGGCGCTGCTGTTCGTGGCCATTTTTGGCCCTGGCGTACTAGCCGGGATCCTTGCCATCGTGTTTCGCTCCATTGGCTTTATCGGCAAATTGATGGGCGAGGCCATCGAAGAGATTGACCGGCGTCCGGTAGAAGCCATGGAAGCCACCGGGGCTTCCAAAGCCAAAGTAGTCGCCTATGCGATTGTGCCTCAAGTGATGCCCGCCTTTTTTGCCATTGTGATCCTGCGTTGGGATATCAATATTCGCGAATCGACAGTGCTAGGTTTAGTGGGCGCGGGCGGTATTGGGGTCATTTTGCAAGGTGCGATTGATACCTTTGCCTGGCCAACCGTGGCGACCATCTTAATTGCTATTATTGTGCTGGTGCTGATTGGTGAAGCGGTCACCAGCTTGCTGCGTAGCAAAGTGCTGTAA
- a CDS encoding histidine phosphatase family protein, with protein MSNTLQPLSDHWRNRYLLMRHGHSQANQQGVIVSSPERGIENFGLSEYGEQQLSQLVADWQWPVPTRVVHSDFLRTTQTAARVAARFGLVPSVDKRLRERNFGELEGQGDDHYPSVWALDAEDAEHRHHQVEALSAVAQRMQAVIADWEQQVSGDTILLVSHGDPLQILLTALAKKPLTQHREQPPLLPASITQVGG; from the coding sequence ATGTCAAATACTTTACAGCCCCTCTCCGACCATTGGCGCAACCGCTATTTATTAATGCGCCACGGTCATAGCCAGGCCAATCAGCAGGGCGTGATTGTCAGCTCGCCAGAGCGAGGAATAGAAAACTTCGGTCTTTCTGAGTATGGCGAGCAACAGCTTTCCCAGTTAGTTGCCGATTGGCAGTGGCCTGTACCGACTCGCGTAGTGCATTCAGATTTTTTGCGGACCACTCAAACCGCTGCCCGAGTAGCCGCTAGGTTTGGTTTAGTGCCCAGTGTGGATAAGCGCTTGCGAGAGCGAAATTTTGGTGAATTAGAGGGGCAGGGAGACGATCACTATCCCAGCGTGTGGGCGTTAGATGCCGAGGATGCCGAGCATCGTCACCATCAGGTGGAAGCCTTGAGTGCGGTGGCGCAACGTATGCAAGCAGTAATAGCTGATTGGGAGCAACAGGTAAGCGGCGACACCATCCTGCTCGTCAGTCACGGTGACCCGTTGCAAATACTGTTAACGGCGTTGGCTAAAAAGCCTCTTACCCAGCACCGTGAACAGCCTCCGTTACTTCCCGCGAGCATCACCCAAGTAGGTGGTTAG
- the phnE gene encoding phosphonate ABC transporter, permease protein PhnE, giving the protein MTPPDAPSTAPRTWRKPPFIANPLLRYGLIIVAAVYLVWAFGSLPFNWARISEGLPRAARIFSGGFPPNLERYELLITGFKESFQIAILATLMGVLLSIPFAVMAARNIAPMPIYVIGRAVIIVSRSFHPVIVAILFVAAVGFGPLAGILTLTLYSIGFVGKLLAEEIEEINWGQVEAMKAAGAGYVAILFYAVFPQILPRQVGLSMYQLDSNLRASAVVGIVGAGGIGGTLMNAFGRYDYDFAFAILLVIIAVILLSEGVSGWVRKKIW; this is encoded by the coding sequence ATGACTCCGCCTGACGCCCCTTCAACAGCGCCCCGCACCTGGCGAAAGCCGCCGTTTATCGCTAATCCACTACTTCGCTATGGGCTGATCATCGTCGCAGCCGTCTATTTGGTCTGGGCTTTCGGCTCGCTGCCGTTCAATTGGGCGCGTATCTCTGAAGGGCTGCCCCGCGCGGCGCGGATTTTTAGCGGCGGCTTCCCCCCCAACTTAGAGCGCTACGAGCTACTGATTACCGGCTTTAAAGAGAGCTTCCAAATCGCCATTTTGGCGACTTTAATGGGGGTTTTGCTCTCTATTCCCTTTGCCGTAATGGCAGCGCGTAATATCGCCCCAATGCCTATCTATGTCATTGGCCGTGCCGTCATTATTGTATCGCGCAGCTTTCACCCAGTGATCGTGGCGATACTATTTGTGGCCGCGGTTGGGTTCGGGCCGCTAGCCGGGATTTTGACCCTGACCCTCTACTCCATCGGTTTCGTAGGCAAACTGCTGGCCGAAGAGATAGAGGAGATTAACTGGGGTCAGGTAGAGGCCATGAAAGCCGCCGGGGCGGGCTATGTGGCGATTCTATTCTATGCCGTTTTTCCGCAGATACTGCCACGCCAAGTGGGCCTTTCCATGTACCAATTGGACAGCAACTTGCGCGCATCAGCAGTGGTCGGAATCGTGGGCGCAGGTGGCATAGGCGGTACGCTAATGAACGCCTTTGGTCGCTACGACTACGATTTCGCCTTTGCGATTCTGCTTGTCATCATCGCGGTCATTTTGCTCAGTGAAGGTGTCAGCGGCTGGGTAAGGAAAAAAATATGGTAG
- the speE gene encoding polyamine aminopropyltransferase, with product MSDLRDDQWFTEVFDSHGSAFSLKISEKLLDVQSQYQHLEVYATETYGNLMVLDGCVMLTDRDNFLYHEMIAHPALFTHQDPKRVVIIGGGDCGTLKEVLRHPGVEKVTQIDIDEEVTRASERFFPSLVEANNDPRAELLFADGVKWVDDAPDESIDVLIIDSTDPVGPAAGLFKTDFLKRCQRILKSGGVMVQQSESPLYHSGSIIRELRNDMLKAGFDSVATLPFPQPVYPSGWWSVTLAGKGLDVNAFREQAAASHDLPLEYYSVEAHRGALALPPFMRKAFAAE from the coding sequence ATGAGCGATTTACGTGACGACCAGTGGTTTACCGAAGTCTTTGATAGCCACGGCAGCGCTTTCTCACTGAAGATCTCTGAAAAACTCTTGGATGTGCAGAGCCAGTACCAGCATCTGGAAGTCTACGCTACCGAGACCTACGGCAACCTAATGGTGCTAGATGGCTGTGTGATGCTGACTGATCGCGATAACTTTCTCTACCACGAGATGATTGCGCATCCGGCGCTGTTTACCCATCAAGATCCTAAGCGGGTGGTGATTATCGGCGGTGGCGACTGTGGCACATTAAAAGAGGTCCTGCGCCACCCGGGTGTAGAGAAAGTTACCCAAATTGATATCGACGAAGAAGTCACCAGAGCCTCTGAGCGCTTCTTCCCTTCGTTAGTAGAAGCGAATAACGACCCTCGCGCAGAGCTGCTGTTCGCTGATGGCGTGAAGTGGGTGGACGATGCACCTGATGAGAGCATCGATGTGCTGATTATCGACTCCACCGACCCAGTTGGGCCTGCTGCAGGGCTGTTTAAAACCGATTTTCTCAAGCGCTGCCAGCGTATTTTGAAAAGCGGCGGCGTAATGGTGCAGCAGAGCGAATCACCGCTTTACCACAGCGGCTCAATAATTCGAGAACTGCGCAACGACATGTTGAAAGCCGGGTTTGACAGCGTTGCCACGCTGCCCTTCCCGCAGCCGGTTTACCCCTCAGGCTGGTGGAGCGTGACATTGGCGGGCAAAGGCTTAGACGTTAATGCGTTCCGCGAGCAGGCAGCCGCAAGCCACGACCTGCCACTTGAGTACTACAGCGTTGAAGCCCATCGTGGTGCTCTCGCCCTACCGCCGTTTATGCGCAAGGCATTTGCGGCCGAATAA
- a CDS encoding RidA family protein has product MIEKLFIDRAPQPIAPFSHACRVGDLVFITGQMPTVPETNEMLLGTFTEQTHRVMQNLAIVLEEVGSAFEYVVQSRVFITNMGHFDEVNKVYASYFPQPLPTRTCIGVTGLAGGADVEVDMIAWIPPAKDGA; this is encoded by the coding sequence ATGATTGAAAAGCTGTTTATCGACCGCGCGCCACAGCCTATCGCGCCGTTTTCCCACGCCTGCCGCGTCGGCGATCTGGTGTTTATCACTGGGCAAATGCCGACGGTGCCGGAAACCAACGAAATGCTATTGGGTACTTTCACCGAGCAGACCCATCGGGTGATGCAGAACCTGGCGATCGTGCTAGAAGAAGTTGGTAGCGCCTTCGAATATGTGGTGCAGTCCCGGGTGTTTATTACCAATATGGGCCACTTTGACGAGGTCAATAAGGTATACGCGAGCTACTTTCCCCAACCGCTGCCTACCCGCACCTGCATTGGCGTGACCGGCCTAGCGGGCGGAGCCGATGTGGAAGTCGATATGATTGCCTGGATTCCGCCTGCGAAAGACGGCGCCTAA
- a CDS encoding amino acid ABC transporter substrate-binding protein, with protein sequence MFNKKHLALLASAGSLSLAGMATAQADTLEDTIERGAVQCGVSDGLPGFSAPDDDGNWQGLDVDVCRAVAAAVLGDSEAVNYISLNAVERFTALQSGEVDVLSRNTTWTTTRDTTLGLNFTGVNFYDGQGFMVSRDLGITGADELDGASICIQSGTTTELNLADYFRANDMEFNPIVFDTSEQTVGGYQAGRCDVLTSDTSQLAALRIQLDDPEGSMILSDVISKEPLGPVVRQGDDLWFNIVKWSLFAMINAEEYGVTSENAEEMLNSENPDVARLLGQDGNYGEGMNLEADWAYNIISQVGNYGESFERNVGMGSPLEIERGVNALWNDGGFQYAPPIR encoded by the coding sequence ATGTTCAATAAAAAACACCTAGCGCTTCTGGCGTCCGCTGGCTCACTCAGCCTAGCGGGAATGGCGACCGCTCAAGCCGACACCTTAGAAGATACCATTGAGCGTGGCGCCGTTCAGTGTGGTGTGAGCGATGGTTTGCCGGGCTTCTCAGCGCCGGATGACGATGGTAATTGGCAGGGACTGGACGTTGATGTTTGCCGTGCAGTAGCGGCAGCGGTACTCGGCGACTCAGAAGCCGTTAACTATATCTCTCTAAATGCCGTTGAGCGCTTCACCGCCCTGCAGTCTGGTGAAGTCGATGTACTTTCACGTAACACCACCTGGACCACTACCCGCGATACCACGCTGGGCCTGAACTTTACTGGCGTTAACTTCTACGATGGTCAGGGTTTCATGGTATCCCGTGACCTGGGCATTACCGGTGCTGACGAACTCGACGGCGCTTCTATCTGTATTCAGTCGGGCACCACTACCGAACTGAACCTGGCGGACTACTTCCGTGCTAACGACATGGAATTCAACCCAATCGTATTTGATACCTCTGAGCAAACCGTGGGTGGTTATCAAGCTGGCCGCTGTGACGTATTGACCTCTGATACCTCACAGCTCGCAGCACTGCGTATCCAGTTAGATGATCCTGAAGGGTCGATGATTCTGTCTGACGTCATCTCCAAAGAGCCGTTGGGTCCTGTGGTTCGTCAGGGCGACGACCTTTGGTTCAATATCGTGAAGTGGTCACTGTTCGCGATGATTAATGCCGAAGAGTATGGCGTGACCAGCGAAAACGCTGAAGAAATGCTGAACTCTGAAAACCCTGATGTTGCTCGCCTACTGGGCCAAGACGGCAACTACGGTGAAGGTATGAACCTTGAAGCGGACTGGGCTTACAACATTATTAGCCAAGTCGGTAACTACGGTGAAAGCTTCGAACGTAATGTGGGCATGGGCTCTCCGCTTGAAATCGAGCGCGGTGTCAACGCCTTGTGGAACGACGGTGGCTTCCAGTACGCTCCCCCGATTCGCTAA
- a CDS encoding amino acid ABC transporter ATP-binding protein, with product MVEMRNVNKWYGDFHVLRDIYLEVKRGERIVVCGPSGSGKSTLIRCINHLEEHQKGEIVVGGVPLTQDVKRIEQIRRSVGMVFQHFNLFPHLTVLENCCIAPMWVQKKPRKEAEALAMEYLQRVRISEQATKYPGQLSGGQQQRVAIARSLCMHPDVMLFDEPTSALDPEMIKEVLDVMVELAEEGMTMICVTHEMGFAKTVADRVIFMDQGQIIEENAPEPFFNNPQSERTQLFLSQILGH from the coding sequence ATGGTCGAGATGCGTAACGTTAACAAGTGGTACGGCGACTTTCACGTACTGCGGGATATCTACCTTGAGGTAAAACGCGGCGAGCGTATTGTGGTTTGCGGCCCCTCGGGTTCGGGTAAATCAACGCTGATTCGCTGCATTAACCACCTTGAAGAGCACCAAAAAGGTGAAATTGTGGTTGGCGGCGTACCGCTCACCCAGGACGTAAAGCGCATTGAGCAGATTCGTCGCAGCGTTGGCATGGTGTTTCAACACTTCAACCTGTTTCCTCACTTAACGGTGCTGGAAAACTGTTGTATCGCGCCGATGTGGGTTCAGAAGAAACCTCGTAAAGAAGCCGAAGCGCTGGCAATGGAGTACCTGCAACGGGTGCGCATTTCCGAGCAGGCTACCAAGTATCCTGGGCAACTTTCAGGCGGCCAGCAGCAGCGCGTGGCGATTGCCCGCTCACTCTGCATGCATCCCGACGTTATGCTGTTTGACGAGCCCACCTCCGCTCTCGACCCCGAGATGATCAAGGAAGTGCTGGACGTCATGGTGGAGCTGGCGGAAGAGGGTATGACCATGATTTGTGTGACCCACGAAATGGGCTTCGCCAAAACCGTGGCCGACCGAGTGATCTTTATGGACCAAGGGCAGATCATTGAAGAGAACGCACCTGAACCATTCTTCAATAACCCACAGTCTGAGCGCACCCAGCTGTTCTTAAGCCAGATTCTGGGGCATTAA
- a CDS encoding amino acid ABC transporter permease: MSVRPNIRPAGHKPPFWRDRAKRALIFQLILVAVVTAFLIYIIGNTQANLNARGITTGFGFLGNTAGFGIGQTLIEYSSQSTYARTFVIGLLNTLLVGGLGVLAASIIGFIVGIARLSPNWLIAKLANAYIETFRNIPLLLQIFFWYFAVLRTLPSARESMAFGEAIFLNVRGLYLPQPLFESGFGLIPATFVVAIIASIALVIWNKRRHEATGKRLPVFWMSLVIIFGLPLLVLVATGVPVTWEMPVLRGFNFGGGITIIPEFLALWLALSIYTASFIAEIVRSGIQAIPHGQTEAAQALSLPRKLVLRLVVIPQALRVIIPPLTSQYLNLIKNSSLATAIGYPDLVSVFAGTTLNQTGQAIEVIAMTMAVYLIISLLVSMFMNWFNARVALVER, translated from the coding sequence ATGTCTGTAAGACCCAACATCCGCCCCGCCGGCCACAAGCCGCCGTTTTGGCGAGACCGCGCTAAGCGCGCACTTATTTTTCAGCTCATTTTGGTCGCTGTTGTAACGGCTTTCCTGATCTATATTATCGGCAATACCCAAGCCAACCTGAACGCCCGCGGCATCACCACAGGCTTCGGCTTCCTGGGCAATACAGCCGGCTTTGGTATTGGTCAAACCTTAATCGAATACTCTTCCCAGAGCACCTACGCCCGTACCTTTGTGATTGGCTTGCTTAATACGCTGCTAGTTGGCGGACTGGGGGTGTTAGCTGCCTCGATTATTGGTTTTATCGTCGGTATCGCACGGCTATCGCCCAATTGGCTGATCGCTAAGTTAGCCAACGCCTATATCGAAACCTTTCGTAATATCCCACTGCTGCTGCAGATTTTCTTCTGGTATTTCGCGGTACTGCGCACGTTACCCAGTGCTAGAGAGAGCATGGCGTTTGGTGAAGCCATTTTTCTCAATGTTCGCGGTCTGTACTTGCCACAACCGCTGTTCGAATCAGGCTTTGGGCTAATTCCTGCTACCTTTGTGGTGGCCATCATTGCCAGCATTGCGCTCGTTATCTGGAACAAGCGCCGCCACGAAGCGACCGGCAAACGCTTGCCCGTTTTCTGGATGTCGCTGGTGATCATTTTTGGCCTGCCATTGCTGGTATTGGTGGCGACCGGTGTACCGGTCACCTGGGAGATGCCTGTACTACGTGGTTTTAACTTCGGCGGTGGTATTACCATCATTCCCGAATTCTTGGCCCTGTGGCTGGCGCTCTCCATTTATACCGCGTCGTTCATCGCCGAAATTGTGCGCTCGGGCATTCAGGCTATTCCCCATGGCCAAACAGAAGCCGCCCAGGCGCTTAGCTTGCCACGCAAACTCGTCTTACGTTTGGTGGTGATCCCCCAGGCGCTGCGCGTCATCATTCCGCCGCTCACCAGCCAATATCTCAACCTGATTAAAAACTCGTCCCTGGCCACCGCCATCGGCTACCCCGACTTGGTGTCAGTTTTTGCCGGCACTACGCTCAACCAGACCGGTCAAGCAATTGAAGTGATTGCCATGACCATGGCGGTTTATCTCATCATCAGCTTGCTGGTGTCCATGTTCATGAACTGGTTCAACGCTCGCGTTGCGCTGGTCGAACGCTAG